A window of Castanea sativa cultivar Marrone di Chiusa Pesio chromosome 1, ASM4071231v1 contains these coding sequences:
- the LOC142626937 gene encoding uncharacterized protein LOC142626937, which produces MISGGIAADGIMKSLKKAQGREINNIHSQLPMMKMPRNDEPNIVILERDGCGIRQPHDDPLVIMLIIEEFNIHRVLIDNGSSADFICLPAFQQMKLDKKKIRPFTSPLVSFMGDRIVPRGIVTLTVIAGTYPA; this is translated from the coding sequence ATGATCTCGGGAGGAATAGCAGCAGATGGAATTATGAAATCTCTAAAAAAGGCACAAGGAAGGGAGATAAACAACATCCATTCACAGCTCCCAATGATGAAGATGCCAAGGAATGACGAACCCAATATTGTCATCTTAGAGAGAGACGGTTGTGGCATAAGGCAACCCCATGATGATCCACTTGTAATCATGCTCATAATAGAAGAATTCAACATCCACCGGGTGCTCATTGACAATGGAAGCTCAGCAGATTTCATTTGCTTGCCCGCATTTCAGCAAATGAAGTTGGATAAGAAGAAGATCAGGCCTTTCACCTCGCCTCTGGTAAGCTTCATGGGGGATAGGATCGTCCCTAGAGGCATCGTAACTTTAACTGTGATTGCAGGAACTTATCCAGCATAG